From the Daucus carota subsp. sativus chromosome 8, DH1 v3.0, whole genome shotgun sequence genome, one window contains:
- the LOC108203873 gene encoding agamous-like MADS-box protein AGL62, with protein MATKSKGRQKIVMAKMSKESNLRVTFSKRRCGLFKKASELSTLCGVEIAIIVFSPGKKVFSFGYPNVEQILEKFLNARDPSPMNSTNLQLVQALRSARVRLLNKELSELLIYSEEQKKQGEELIKLKKQRQEMFWWEALIDDLRFEQLDMLKTGMEDLKRSIATHAQNLVMMEHALALDGCSTSTGLSMTPNGFNLGHGCGHPIVYQN; from the coding sequence ATGGCAACAAAGAGCAAGGGTCGCCAAAAGATTGTTATGGCAAAAATGAGCAAGGAAAGTAATCTCAGGGTTACATTCTCCAAGAGGCGTTGTGGGTTATTCAAGAAAGCGAGTGAGCTTAGCACCCTATGTGGTGTGGAGATTGCAATCATCGTCTTCTCTCCTGGGAAAAAAGTTTTCTCATTTGGATATCCGAACGTTGAACAAATCCTTGAAAAGTTCCTCAATGCTCGGGACCCGAGTCCAATGAATTCGACCAACCTTCAACTTGTACAGGCTCTTCGCAGTGCAAGGGTTCGTCTACTCAACAAGGAACTCTCTGAGTTGCTTATATATTCGGAAGAGCAGAAGAAACAAGGGGAGGAGctcataaaattgaaaaagcaaCGACAAGAAATGTTCTGGTGGGAGGCTCTGATTGATGATCTTCGATTTGAACAACTTGATATGTTGAAAACAGGTATGGAGGACCTCAAGAGAAGCATCGCAACACACGCTCAGAATCTTGTGATGATGGAACACGCACTAGCACTAGATGGGTGTAGCACCAGCACTGGACTTTCAATGACACCAAATGGATTTAATCTCGGGCACGGATGTGGACATCCAATTGTGTATCAAAATTAG